Proteins encoded together in one Halothermothrix orenii H 168 window:
- the wecB gene encoding non-hydrolyzing UDP-N-acetylglucosamine 2-epimerase, giving the protein MEIKTVTIFGTRPEAIKMAPVVKALQESENIENKILVTAQHREMLDQVLRLFQLKPDFDLDIMKHKQSLTHIMAKALEGIEKVLTEVTPDLVLVHGDTSTTLAGALAAYYQKIPVGHVEAGLRTYDKYQPFPEELNRHLTGVIADLHFAPTGKAKNFLLNEGVDEGSIFVTGNTVIDALLYTANIDYTFEDPVLKEFDFDRGPVMLLTAHRRENWGQPLEDICYAVKELVENNSDLRVIYPVHLNPRVREVVFSILGGHNRILLIEPLDYLPFVHLMKSVDIVLTDSGGIQEEAPSLNKPVLVLRNVTERPEAVEAGTVKVVGTDREKIYNEVSCLLNNKDEYNKIALAKNPFGDGKAAGRIVKIIEDYFRKS; this is encoded by the coding sequence ATGGAAATTAAGACAGTAACTATTTTCGGCACGAGACCGGAAGCAATAAAAATGGCCCCTGTTGTTAAGGCTCTACAGGAAAGTGAAAATATTGAAAATAAAATACTGGTCACTGCCCAGCACCGGGAGATGCTAGATCAGGTTTTAAGGCTTTTTCAGCTTAAACCTGATTTTGATTTAGATATAATGAAACATAAACAGAGCCTGACCCATATTATGGCAAAGGCCCTTGAAGGAATCGAGAAGGTGTTGACTGAAGTAACCCCTGATTTAGTCCTTGTCCATGGGGATACCTCGACAACTCTGGCCGGAGCCCTGGCAGCCTACTATCAGAAAATACCCGTTGGCCATGTTGAGGCTGGATTAAGGACCTATGACAAATACCAGCCCTTTCCTGAAGAATTAAACCGTCATCTTACCGGTGTAATTGCTGACCTTCATTTTGCCCCGACCGGGAAAGCGAAAAATTTTCTTCTGAATGAAGGGGTAGATGAAGGTAGTATTTTTGTTACCGGTAATACTGTGATTGATGCATTATTATATACGGCAAATATAGACTACACCTTTGAGGATCCTGTTCTTAAAGAATTTGATTTTGACAGGGGTCCTGTGATGTTATTAACCGCCCACCGGCGGGAAAACTGGGGACAACCTTTAGAGGATATATGTTATGCCGTTAAAGAATTGGTGGAAAACAATTCTGACCTCAGAGTAATATACCCGGTTCATTTAAATCCCCGTGTCCGGGAAGTAGTTTTTTCAATTCTGGGTGGGCATAACCGTATTTTACTGATAGAACCTCTGGATTACCTCCCCTTTGTTCATTTAATGAAGTCTGTTGATATCGTCTTAACAGATTCAGGGGGGATTCAGGAAGAGGCTCCGTCCCTTAATAAACCGGTCCTGGTCCTGAGAAATGTTACCGAACGTCCTGAGGCTGTAGAAGCGGGAACGGTTAAAGTAGTCGGGACAGACAGGGAAAAAATATATAATGAGGTATCATGTTTATTAAATAATAAAGATGAGTATAATAAGATTGCCCTGGCCAAAAATCCCTTCGGTGATGGTAAAGCAGCCGGAAGAATAGTAAAGATTATTGAAGACTACTTCCGTAAAAGCTAA
- a CDS encoding AtpZ/AtpI family protein produces the protein MGKNNDLREVLQALGLITQLGLLMIANIGVGFGLGYLLDTNLATGNAFKIGGLILGTASGFYSNFRLIMDFIGDDNNDTRKS, from the coding sequence ATGGGAAAGAATAATGACCTGAGGGAAGTTTTACAGGCCCTGGGGCTGATAACCCAGCTGGGTTTATTAATGATAGCCAATATAGGGGTTGGTTTTGGGCTGGGCTACCTGCTGGATACTAATCTGGCCACCGGAAATGCCTTTAAAATTGGAGGGTTGATCCTGGGAACTGCCAGCGGGTTTTACTCAAATTTTAGACTAATTATGGACTTTATAGGTGATGATAATAATGATACCCGAAAGAGTTGA
- the atpE gene encoding ATP synthase F0 subunit C, producing the protein MVQFSPEVIDTIIRAASLLGAGIAMVAGIGPGIGQGYAAGKAVEAVARQPEARGNILTTMLLGQAVAESTGIYSLVIAILLIF; encoded by the coding sequence ATGGTACAGTTTTCCCCTGAAGTAATTGATACTATAATTAGGGCTGCTTCCCTGTTGGGAGCTGGAATAGCAATGGTTGCTGGTATTGGTCCTGGTATTGGTCAGGGTTATGCTGCCGGTAAGGCTGTAGAAGCAGTTGCCAGACAGCCAGAAGCTAGGGGAAACATTCTTACCACCATGCTCCTCGGTCAGGCTGTTGCCGAATCTACCGGTATCTATTCACTGGTAATTGCTATATTGCTAATTTTCTAA
- a CDS encoding UDP-N-acetylglucosamine 1-carboxyvinyltransferase, translated as MGKFLIKGGNPLKGKIKVSGAKNAALPIITAALLADTPSKLIDIPHLRDVTNLCNILEKMGAGVEFENNIVSIDPTTLTEAEADPELARKLRASYYILGVLLAKEGWARTSLPGGCNIGNRPIDLHLKGFKALGADVKLDHGIVEVKANKLKGARIYLDYPSVGATINIMLAATRAEGKTVIENAAREPEIVDLANYLTVMGAKIKGVGTDIIKIEGVDSLKGAEHRIIPDRIEAGTYMIAAALNKGDVFVDNVLAEHLKSLIAKLKEMGIQIKEEISGIKVVSNDKLKAVDVKTLPYPGFPTDLQSQIMVLLTQAEGTSLVIETVWENRFMHVDELKRMGADIKIDGHSALIKPSQLTGAEVTATDLRAGAALILAGLVAEGETEVRNINHVERGYEDIEEKLSGIGADIRKVK; from the coding sequence GTGGGTAAATTTCTAATTAAAGGCGGAAACCCTTTAAAAGGAAAAATAAAAGTTAGTGGTGCTAAAAATGCGGCTTTACCCATAATTACGGCTGCTTTACTGGCTGATACCCCCAGTAAACTGATTGATATTCCTCATCTCAGGGATGTAACTAATTTATGTAACATCCTGGAGAAAATGGGAGCCGGGGTTGAATTTGAAAATAATATTGTTTCTATAGACCCTACCACTTTAACAGAAGCTGAGGCAGATCCAGAATTAGCCCGGAAGTTAAGGGCCTCTTATTATATCCTGGGAGTTTTACTGGCCAAAGAAGGCTGGGCCAGAACGAGTCTTCCCGGGGGATGTAATATCGGTAACCGCCCTATAGATTTACATTTGAAGGGATTTAAAGCTCTGGGGGCAGATGTTAAGCTTGATCATGGTATTGTTGAGGTTAAAGCCAATAAGCTCAAGGGGGCCCGTATATACCTTGATTATCCCAGTGTTGGGGCTACTATAAATATTATGCTGGCTGCAACCCGGGCTGAAGGTAAGACTGTTATTGAAAATGCGGCCAGAGAACCTGAAATTGTAGATCTGGCCAATTATTTAACGGTCATGGGTGCCAAAATAAAAGGGGTCGGGACTGACATTATTAAGATAGAAGGTGTTGATTCCCTTAAAGGGGCCGAACACCGGATTATACCTGATAGGATAGAAGCAGGAACCTATATGATTGCTGCTGCTTTAAACAAAGGAGATGTCTTTGTCGATAATGTTCTGGCTGAGCACCTTAAATCTCTTATTGCTAAATTAAAGGAAATGGGAATCCAGATAAAAGAAGAGATTTCCGGAATTAAAGTAGTCAGTAATGATAAATTAAAGGCAGTTGATGTCAAGACCTTACCATATCCAGGTTTTCCAACTGATCTTCAGTCCCAGATAATGGTTCTCTTAACCCAGGCTGAGGGGACCAGTCTGGTAATTGAAACAGTGTGGGAAAACAGGTTTATGCATGTGGATGAATTAAAGAGGATGGGTGCTGATATAAAGATTGATGGTCATAGTGCCCTGATTAAGCCCAGTCAATTGACAGGTGCTGAGGTTACGGCAACAGACCTTAGAGCAGGAGCTGCTCTGATTCTGGCCGGACTGGTGGCTGAAGGAGAAACAGAGGTCAGAAATATAAATCATGTAGAACGGGGATATGAAGATATTGAAGAAAAACTCTCAGGGATAGGTGCCGATATTAGAAAGGTAAAATAG
- the atpA gene encoding F0F1 ATP synthase subunit alpha produces the protein MNLRPEEISSVIKKQIENYKSELETVSVGTVLDVGDGIAHVYGLDEVMASELLEFPNGVYGMALNLEEDSVGCVLLGDETRVKEGDTVKRTGRVVEVPVGEELLGRIVNSLGQPLDGKGQISVDKYRPVESPAPSVVDRKPVDTPLQTGLKAIDSMIPIGRGQRELIIGDRQTGKTAIAVDTIINQKDQDVICIYVAIGQKASTVAQIAERLKEHGAMDYTVIVSASASEPAPLQYIAPYAGCAIGEYFMYEKNRDVLVVYDDLSKHAVAYRSMSLLLRRPPGREAYPGDVFYLHSRLLERAARLNEDMGGGSLTALPIIETQAGDVSAYIPTNVISITDGQIYLESELFFAGVRPAINVGISVSRVGGAAQTKAMKKVAGTLRLDLSQYRELEAFAQFGSDLDKATQRRLERGERIVEVLKQPQYTPMDMEDQVMIIYTVVNGHLDDIPVDNIERFEDEFLSYIHSNYPEIPETIKKTGDLDDETEEKLTGVIKEFKENFNVKENTLLNVEEGDTGEEENNEGHNKAEQDTEEKDTEEVV, from the coding sequence ATGAATCTTAGACCTGAAGAAATAAGTTCTGTAATTAAAAAACAGATTGAAAATTATAAATCAGAACTGGAGACCGTCAGTGTCGGTACCGTACTGGATGTGGGTGATGGTATTGCCCATGTATACGGTCTTGATGAAGTTATGGCTAGCGAGCTTTTGGAGTTCCCCAATGGTGTATACGGTATGGCCTTAAACCTTGAGGAAGATAGTGTGGGTTGTGTGTTACTGGGGGATGAAACCAGAGTAAAGGAAGGGGACACAGTAAAAAGAACCGGTCGTGTTGTTGAGGTGCCTGTCGGTGAAGAACTTCTGGGGAGGATAGTAAACTCCCTGGGGCAGCCCCTTGATGGTAAGGGTCAGATCAGTGTTGATAAATACAGGCCTGTTGAATCCCCGGCCCCCAGTGTCGTTGACCGTAAACCGGTTGATACTCCTCTTCAGACCGGGTTAAAGGCCATTGATTCCATGATACCAATCGGCCGGGGCCAGAGGGAGCTTATTATCGGTGACCGTCAGACCGGTAAAACAGCCATAGCTGTTGATACTATTATTAATCAGAAAGATCAGGATGTTATCTGTATTTATGTTGCTATTGGACAGAAGGCTTCAACGGTGGCCCAGATTGCCGAAAGGTTAAAGGAACATGGAGCTATGGACTATACTGTCATTGTTTCAGCATCTGCCAGTGAGCCGGCTCCCCTTCAGTATATTGCTCCATATGCCGGTTGTGCCATTGGTGAATACTTTATGTATGAGAAAAACCGTGATGTTCTGGTTGTCTATGATGATTTATCCAAACATGCTGTGGCCTATCGTTCCATGAGTCTTCTCTTGAGGAGGCCACCGGGACGTGAGGCCTATCCTGGTGATGTATTCTATCTCCATTCGCGCTTGCTGGAGAGGGCAGCCAGGTTAAATGAAGATATGGGTGGCGGTTCTTTAACTGCCCTGCCTATAATTGAAACCCAGGCTGGAGATGTATCGGCCTATATTCCAACCAACGTAATTTCCATTACCGATGGACAGATATACCTGGAAAGTGAACTCTTCTTTGCCGGGGTTAGGCCGGCTATCAATGTCGGTATTTCTGTATCCAGGGTTGGAGGTGCCGCCCAGACAAAGGCAATGAAGAAGGTAGCCGGAACCCTGCGGCTTGATTTGTCCCAGTATCGTGAACTTGAAGCTTTTGCCCAGTTCGGTTCTGACCTTGATAAAGCTACACAGCGCCGCCTGGAACGCGGGGAGAGGATTGTTGAGGTTTTAAAACAACCCCAGTATACACCTATGGATATGGAAGACCAGGTAATGATTATATATACAGTTGTTAACGGACATCTCGATGATATCCCTGTCGATAATATCGAGCGTTTTGAGGATGAATTCTTAAGTTATATTCACAGTAATTACCCAGAAATTCCGGAAACTATTAAAAAAACCGGAGATCTTGATGATGAAACTGAAGAGAAACTCACCGGTGTTATAAAGGAATTTAAGGAAAACTTCAATGTCAAAGAAAACACCCTGCTCAATGTTGAAGAAGGCGATACCGGAGAAGAAGAAAATAATGAAGGTCACAACAAAGCTGAACAGGATACTGAGGAAAAAGATACCGAAGAAGTTGTTTAA
- a CDS encoding YueI family protein → MGDKSKLEEKVMEGILGPRELKKEEKNRFLGEYKERVIKYLTIDQVEEPAIYPEIIKAVKHPDADRMVVRRSVGLESARKYIDMAREQGLLFKRVDSPELKGDVALVVASDGAVEVKNRKVLDREKRLKQKGVSGKIIKNVGARLCPECWSELEEKAPEELINYDKYGLLDRLLGTECVCHK, encoded by the coding sequence GTGGGAGATAAGAGTAAACTTGAGGAAAAGGTGATGGAGGGAATTCTGGGACCCAGGGAATTAAAAAAGGAAGAAAAAAATCGCTTCCTGGGTGAATATAAAGAAAGGGTCATAAAATACCTTACTATAGACCAGGTAGAGGAACCGGCTATCTATCCGGAAATTATAAAAGCAGTCAAACACCCTGATGCAGACAGGATGGTGGTCAGGCGTAGTGTGGGACTTGAGTCTGCCCGAAAATATATTGATATGGCCCGGGAGCAGGGTCTTTTATTTAAAAGGGTTGATTCCCCTGAATTAAAAGGGGATGTGGCCCTGGTGGTGGCCAGTGATGGCGCCGTCGAAGTAAAAAACAGGAAGGTATTGGATAGGGAAAAAAGGTTGAAACAAAAAGGTGTTTCTGGTAAAATTATTAAGAATGTGGGGGCCAGGTTATGTCCAGAATGCTGGTCTGAATTGGAGGAAAAGGCCCCTGAAGAACTTATTAACTATGATAAGTATGGATTGTTAGACAGGCTGTTGGGAACAGAGTGTGTGTGTCATAAGTAG
- a CDS encoding F0F1 ATP synthase subunit epsilon, giving the protein MPSTIRLEVVTPEKVVFSEPVNILIAPAIDGEIGILPKHTPLVTGLKTGVMRVKKDGEEVKISISEGFMEVKPDEINVIVRTAELPHEIDVERARDALKRAEKRLNSRNDRIDRARARAAFERAIARLKAAGHY; this is encoded by the coding sequence ATGCCTTCCACAATAAGGCTTGAGGTTGTTACCCCTGAGAAGGTTGTCTTCAGTGAACCTGTTAATATTTTAATTGCTCCGGCTATCGATGGGGAAATCGGTATTTTACCAAAACATACTCCTCTGGTTACCGGCTTGAAAACAGGGGTTATGAGGGTAAAAAAAGATGGGGAAGAAGTTAAAATATCAATCAGTGAGGGTTTTATGGAAGTAAAACCAGATGAGATAAACGTTATCGTCAGGACAGCCGAGCTTCCCCATGAAATTGATGTAGAACGGGCCCGGGACGCCCTTAAAAGAGCTGAAAAAAGACTTAATTCCAGAAATGACAGAATAGATCGAGCCAGAGCCCGGGCAGCTTTTGAACGGGCTATTGCCCGCCTCAAAGCTGCCGGCCATTATTAA
- the atpB gene encoding F0F1 ATP synthase subunit A, with protein MNPGPKVVTQFMGMPITDTLIVSWVVVILLIIFSKIVTRRLEMVPGRLQSAVELLITSIEDQIETMLPGRGSKFLPFIATIFIYIGVSNIIGVIPGVANPTGDLNTTLGLALVVFLVSQYYGVRKKGLWGYLKGFGEPVVFMLPINIIGELAKPISHSFRLFGNIVAGGILLGIVFQFAPWLIPVPLHAWFDLFIGLVQALIFGMLAIAYISIAES; from the coding sequence ATGAATCCCGGACCTAAGGTAGTAACTCAATTTATGGGGATGCCGATAACCGATACCCTGATTGTTTCCTGGGTAGTGGTTATCCTGTTGATAATATTTTCAAAGATTGTTACCAGGCGCCTTGAAATGGTGCCGGGAAGGCTTCAAAGTGCTGTAGAACTTTTGATTACCTCTATTGAAGATCAGATAGAGACAATGCTTCCGGGCAGAGGAAGTAAGTTTTTGCCCTTTATTGCCACAATTTTTATTTATATTGGAGTGTCCAATATTATTGGAGTGATTCCGGGTGTCGCCAACCCGACCGGGGACTTAAATACAACCCTCGGGTTAGCCCTGGTTGTCTTTCTGGTAAGCCAGTATTATGGTGTCAGGAAAAAGGGGCTCTGGGGATATCTAAAGGGTTTTGGTGAGCCTGTAGTCTTTATGTTACCGATAAATATTATTGGAGAACTGGCTAAGCCCATCTCCCATTCTTTCCGTCTTTTTGGAAATATTGTAGCCGGGGGTATACTGCTGGGAATTGTATTTCAATTTGCTCCCTGGCTTATCCCTGTACCCTTACATGCCTGGTTTGATCTTTTTATCGGTCTGGTGCAGGCCCTGATTTTTGGGATGCTGGCTATAGCTTATATCTCCATTGCTGAATCTTAA
- the atpD gene encoding F0F1 ATP synthase subunit beta yields MSEAKNVGRVVQVIGPVVDVEFPGGHLPEIYNAIEIVGDNRKISQEGPHNEDNEPGEPIRLMAEVMHQLGDNRVRCVAMSSTDGLVRGMEARDLGEPITVPVGEEVLGRLFNVLGEPIDKQGPVDTEEKLPIHRPAPSYEEQETTTEVFETGIKVIDLLAPYAKGGKVGLFGGAGVGKTVLIQELIHNIAIEHGGYSVFSGVGERTREGNDLWLEFQEADILDKVALVFGQMNEPPGARMRVGLTGLTMAEYFRDKEGQDVLLFIDNIFRFIQAGSEVSALLGRMPSAVGYQPTLAVDVGQLQERITSTKKGSITSVQAIYVPADDLTDPAPATTFAHLDATTVLSRQIAEKGIYPAVDPLDSTSRILEPGVIGEEHYKVARQVQEVLQQYKDLQDIIAILGMDELSDEDKIIVNRARRIERFLSQPFFVAEQFTNTPGKYVPIKETIRGFKEILEGKHDDLPEEAFYMVGTIDEAVEKAKRIKEGE; encoded by the coding sequence GTGAGTGAAGCAAAAAATGTAGGTCGGGTCGTTCAGGTTATAGGCCCGGTAGTAGATGTTGAATTTCCCGGTGGACATTTACCTGAAATATATAATGCTATCGAAATTGTCGGTGATAATAGAAAAATAAGTCAGGAAGGTCCCCATAATGAGGATAATGAACCCGGTGAACCGATTCGTTTAATGGCCGAGGTTATGCATCAGCTCGGTGATAACAGGGTTCGTTGTGTTGCCATGTCCTCAACCGATGGACTTGTCAGGGGCATGGAAGCCCGGGACCTTGGTGAGCCAATCACTGTTCCCGTTGGTGAAGAGGTCCTGGGTAGACTATTTAATGTCCTCGGTGAGCCTATTGATAAACAGGGACCTGTTGATACTGAAGAAAAACTTCCCATTCATCGCCCGGCTCCGAGTTATGAAGAGCAGGAAACAACTACTGAGGTATTTGAAACTGGCATCAAGGTTATTGACTTACTAGCCCCCTATGCTAAAGGTGGAAAAGTTGGTCTCTTTGGTGGGGCAGGAGTTGGTAAAACTGTCTTGATACAGGAATTAATACACAATATAGCTATTGAACACGGGGGTTATTCAGTTTTTTCTGGTGTTGGAGAACGTACCAGGGAAGGTAATGACCTCTGGCTGGAGTTCCAGGAGGCCGACATTCTTGATAAAGTAGCCCTTGTGTTTGGACAGATGAATGAACCACCTGGAGCCAGGATGAGGGTAGGACTTACCGGATTAACTATGGCTGAGTATTTCAGAGATAAGGAAGGGCAGGATGTTCTCCTGTTTATAGATAACATTTTCCGTTTTATCCAGGCCGGTTCTGAGGTATCAGCCCTGCTCGGTAGAATGCCTTCTGCTGTTGGTTACCAGCCTACCCTGGCTGTAGATGTAGGCCAGCTTCAGGAAAGGATTACTTCGACCAAAAAGGGTTCTATTACCTCTGTTCAGGCAATCTATGTGCCGGCTGATGACCTGACAGACCCGGCACCAGCAACTACCTTTGCCCACCTTGATGCAACAACAGTTTTATCAAGGCAGATTGCTGAAAAGGGTATATACCCTGCAGTTGACCCCCTCGATTCGACTTCGAGGATACTTGAACCCGGGGTCATAGGTGAGGAACACTATAAGGTTGCCCGCCAGGTCCAGGAGGTATTACAGCAATATAAGGACCTGCAGGACATTATCGCCATCCTGGGGATGGATGAACTGTCAGATGAGGATAAGATTATTGTTAACAGGGCCCGCCGGATAGAAAGGTTCTTATCCCAGCCATTCTTTGTAGCCGAACAGTTTACCAATACCCCAGGCAAATATGTTCCGATCAAGGAAACCATCAGAGGTTTTAAAGAAATTTTAGAAGGTAAACATGATGACCTGCCTGAAGAAGCTTTCTACATGGTGGGAACCATAGATGAAGCGGTAGAAAAAGCCAAACGGATTAAGGAAGGTGAGTAG
- the atpF gene encoding F0F1 ATP synthase subunit B produces MVTIDERLLWQVVNFLVLMWLLKRFLYGPLTEFLDKRSQKIKNELDSAARKKEEADKLKKEYESKLQQARDKAQEIIEDAEKRAQQRAEEIIAEARVEAKKVKERNMEEIAQAKRDALDELRKEVASISLMVAGKFIKEKIDKKQQEALINQYIENLDQEKIGELQ; encoded by the coding sequence TTGGTAACAATTGATGAAAGACTTCTATGGCAGGTAGTAAACTTTTTGGTACTTATGTGGTTGTTAAAAAGGTTTTTATATGGACCTCTAACTGAGTTCCTGGATAAAAGGAGCCAGAAGATAAAAAATGAGCTAGACAGTGCGGCCCGGAAGAAGGAAGAGGCCGACAAACTGAAAAAAGAGTATGAAAGTAAACTACAGCAGGCCCGTGATAAAGCCCAGGAGATTATTGAAGATGCTGAAAAGAGGGCCCAGCAGAGGGCCGAAGAGATAATAGCTGAGGCCAGAGTAGAGGCGAAAAAGGTAAAGGAAAGGAATATGGAAGAGATAGCCCAGGCCAAACGGGATGCCCTTGATGAATTGCGGAAAGAAGTTGCTTCTATTTCCCTGATGGTAGCCGGTAAGTTCATTAAAGAAAAAATAGATAAAAAACAGCAGGAAGCCTTGATAAATCAATATATTGAGAACCTGGATCAGGAGAAGATAGGTGAACTGCAATGA
- a CDS encoding ATP synthase subunit I has product MIPERVDNLERDLFKKVLIIATFPMVGLIIAGRWDGLLGLLVGIIISFLLFRLKIIHINRALDMDKGRAINYLRKRYFINYIIYFIALFQAYEKSRVYFIATAVGLLLLKYTILGTGIIEYASDWWHRKLEHLEEIDKRRNWDESRT; this is encoded by the coding sequence ATGATACCCGAAAGAGTTGATAACCTGGAACGGGATTTATTTAAGAAGGTTCTGATTATAGCTACTTTCCCCATGGTGGGGCTTATAATAGCCGGCCGTTGGGATGGCCTGCTGGGCCTTCTGGTCGGTATTATCATTAGTTTTTTATTATTCAGGTTAAAGATAATACATATTAACAGGGCCCTGGATATGGATAAGGGCCGTGCTATAAACTATTTAAGAAAACGCTACTTTATTAACTATATTATATATTTTATAGCCCTGTTTCAGGCATACGAAAAGTCCCGGGTTTATTTTATAGCGACTGCGGTAGGTTTACTCCTCTTAAAATACACCATTCTGGGAACAGGAATTATAGAATATGCCAGTGATTGGTGGCATCGCAAACTAGAACATCTGGAAGAAATAGATAAAAGGAGGAATTGGGATGAATCCCGGACCTAA
- the atpG gene encoding ATP synthase F1 subunit gamma — METMRDIKRRINSIKNTQKITKAMKMVAAAKLKKAQLKAENARPFFEKTRSILIDVARRTRQKDIHPLLREKENNRSLFVMITADRGLCGAYNARVIDRVKKLTEKEDEVNFLAVGRKGRDFFGKRGYNIISEYINIDDYPDYSLAGKIGEEIISLFLDDVVDRVVLVYTYFNSAISQEVRDLTLLPLTPPDDKNQEEGKINTEYLYEPSPEAVMDILLPSYIKNILYSALIEAKASEFGARMTAMDAATDNAGELIDKLTLSYNRARQAAITKEITEIVGGAEALK, encoded by the coding sequence ATGGAGACGATGCGCGATATTAAAAGGCGTATTAACAGTATAAAAAACACCCAGAAAATTACCAAAGCCATGAAAATGGTTGCTGCTGCCAAGTTGAAAAAGGCCCAGCTGAAAGCGGAAAATGCCAGGCCTTTTTTTGAAAAGACGAGGAGTATATTAATTGATGTAGCCCGCCGGACCCGTCAGAAGGATATCCACCCCCTGTTACGGGAGAAGGAAAACAACCGGTCCCTCTTTGTAATGATTACAGCTGACCGGGGGTTATGTGGGGCCTATAATGCCCGGGTTATTGACAGGGTAAAAAAACTGACTGAAAAAGAGGATGAAGTCAATTTTCTGGCTGTTGGCCGGAAAGGCCGTGATTTTTTTGGTAAGAGGGGATATAACATAATCTCTGAGTATATTAATATAGATGATTACCCCGATTATAGTCTGGCCGGTAAAATCGGGGAAGAAATTATTTCCCTGTTTTTAGATGATGTAGTTGACAGGGTAGTCCTGGTCTATACTTATTTTAATTCGGCAATAAGCCAGGAAGTAAGAGATTTAACCCTGCTACCTTTAACACCACCTGATGATAAAAACCAGGAGGAAGGAAAGATTAACACAGAATATCTTTATGAACCTTCTCCGGAAGCAGTAATGGATATTTTACTTCCTTCCTATATTAAAAACATCCTCTATTCAGCTCTGATAGAGGCCAAGGCCAGTGAGTTTGGGGCCAGAATGACCGCCATGGATGCGGCTACAGATAATGCAGGGGAATTAATAGATAAATTAACCCTGTCCTATAACAGGGCACGCCAGGCTGCTATTACCAAAGAAATTACTGAAATTGTGGGTGGAGCAGAAGCCCTTAAATAA
- the atpH gene encoding ATP synthase F1 subunit delta: protein MINNEVSRKYSSALLEVALESDNLSRFKEELEGISKALKQYDDLKKILYHPRVLPDDKKEVIHQVFSDKVSEPVFNFLNLIVDKRREVYLDFIIRDFIKQANRKEGLVKIEVVSAIELSEKQREQLKNKLKKALNKKIELKTKIDPGIIGGIIIKIGDRLIDGSIKHQLDSIKESIEKIPVTELGVIQNES, encoded by the coding sequence ATGATTAATAATGAGGTTTCCAGAAAGTATAGTAGTGCTCTATTAGAAGTTGCCCTGGAGAGTGATAATCTTTCCAGATTTAAAGAGGAACTTGAGGGGATTAGTAAGGCTTTGAAGCAGTATGATGATTTAAAAAAAATTCTCTATCATCCCCGGGTTTTGCCAGATGATAAAAAAGAGGTAATTCACCAGGTTTTTTCTGATAAGGTTTCTGAACCGGTTTTTAATTTTTTAAACCTTATAGTTGATAAAAGGCGAGAGGTTTACCTTGATTTTATCATCAGGGATTTTATTAAACAGGCCAACAGGAAAGAAGGGCTGGTAAAGATAGAGGTTGTTTCAGCTATTGAGCTTTCTGAAAAGCAGAGAGAGCAGCTGAAAAACAAACTTAAAAAAGCTCTGAACAAAAAGATTGAATTAAAGACGAAAATTGACCCCGGTATCATTGGTGGGATTATTATTAAAATCGGTGACAGGTTAATAGATGGAAGTATTAAACACCAGCTTGATTCCATAAAAGAGAGCATTGAAAAAATTCCAGTAACAGAGTTAGGGGTGATTCAGAATGAATCTTAG